A window of Metopolophium dirhodum isolate CAU chromosome 6, ASM1992520v1, whole genome shotgun sequence genomic DNA:
CTGTACAATATACCTAGACAACATATCCACTAGTTAAGTTTACACCAGCGTGTTGAcgcgtttattaataataatatcaaataaataccaaataaataataagacaaaaacgtttattattcgtgtaaacttacataatataggttatacgattatacattatacattatacatattatacattatacattatacattatacattaaacattatacattatacattatacatattatacatattatacattatacattttacattttacattacatattttacgGCAGTATAATagccataatttattttcaatcggtataattatttattttcttaaacataGGAGCGGAGGGCAGCAGTATTTACCGACCATTTCCACAGCAGATCTATGACTCAAACGGTGCAATTTCAATGGTAACTAAAGTCAGTATAGTGCGTGTGACTTGGGGAAACGTTCAAACGTCGGAGCGAACTCAGAATGAATGCGCGTGCAATGGCGGAAGTAAAAGGATTTTAACTGATTTTCCGGCGAACAAGTTCAACCGGGGACACAAAAATGCGGGGCAAACTCGGCACAAACACGCACATACATTGCAGTCTATGCCGATACAGCGCCGCGGCCGCAACAAAGCATTCGCCGGACGAATCTCTTCGTCCGGCTCCACAGAGAGCGGCGTTTGGGAATTACCGCGGTTACCGTCGGGTTCGTGACTGCATCACTGCAGCCGCCGCGGGTTACCACCATATCCCGGATACCATTTGCCTGGTAGACCGATGGTTTCGCCGAACAATTTATAGACTCGTCACCGTCAAACTGCAACGCTGCCGTGTTGTGCGCCGGACTAGACTGCAGCACGTCGGCTTCGATCGGCCGAACATGTGGCAAAGATGACGAGATGTTGGACGGCGCCTTGATCTCGTCAACTTCTGCAGTGGCAGGTGCCGTTACTGACAACTCGGTGGACGATAAATCTGTCGAAACTTGCAACTCCACCATGGATGCAACGGAAGGTAACTCGATATCGAGTACATCGTGTCTGGGAAATACCGCGGTTACCGTCGGGTTCGTGACTGCGTCACTGCAGCCGCCGCGGGTTACCACCATATCCTGGATACCATTTGCAGCCTGATGGACCGATGGTTTCGTCGAACAGTTTTCAAACTCGGCACCATCAAACTGCACTGCTGCCGTGTTACACATCAGACTTGACTGTAGCACGTCGGCTTCGATCGGCCGAACATGTGGCAAAGATGACGAGATGTTGGACGGCGCCTCGATCTCGTCAACTTCTGCAGTGGCAGGTGCCGTTACTGACAACTCGGTGGACGATAAATCTGTCGAAACTTGCAACTCCACCATGGATGTGATGGAAGGTAAATCTATATCGGGTACATCGTCTGCGGAGTTAGATCGTTGCAGAGCCATATTAGGCATCGATTTATACCGTTGCATAATTCCGGTTGTAAACGGCCACTCGGTCTCGGGTTCATCTGCACCTGCGGAGTTCTTCTGCAGAGCCACATTAGGCGTCGATTTATATCGCCTGCAGTGCGCCTGTGGATTCTTTATATCTCGAGATTCCAACGTTTTCGCTCGATTTTGCTGGAGCACGTCGAAAACCTCGAAATAATTGTCGGTAACGGACTGGATTATGGATTTGGGCGAAGTTTCCAGTGCTACAATATTTGACATATTGATCTGATACGgttaagttaattatattaaacgaaaactACGTTTAgacttttataatgtattataaatgatcCGTAAAGTTCGTTGTAACAAATAATAGTACTTATACCTGATTAGGTACTAAATATACTGTGACGCAcagaaacaaattatttatgtttcaaaCACTTAGGTACACCCATGGCaaccatattttttatagattttttaaatcgagAATGTATCTAggttctttttatttatattcaataatattattatttattaaaatcgtatTCATATGTTATACTGTTCAAGTACTAAATTGGTAAACATAGGAATATTGGATATAGGCGCATATaggaagttaaataatattaataatgaatggttttttaaaaatactgaattTCTTAAAACCACaccatggctataaatagcgtttcactttttttgttatatgtaaaaaaacttGTGGGAAATCCGCTATTAACatttctatattatctatgaaaa
This region includes:
- the LOC132947625 gene encoding uncharacterized protein LOC132947625, with the protein product MVELQVSTDLSSTELSVTAPATAEVDEIEAPSNISSSLPHVRPIEADVLQSSLMCNTAAVQFDGAEFENCSTKPSVHQAANGIQDMVVTRGGCSDAVTNPTVTAVFPRHDVLDIELPSVASMVELQVSTDLSSTELSVTAPATAEVDEIKAPSNISSSLPHVRPIEADVLQSSPAHNTAALQFDGDESINCSAKPSVYQANGIRDMVVTRGGCSDAVTNPTVTAVIPKRRSLWSRTKRFVRRMLCCGRGAVSA